A region of Ammospiza nelsoni isolate bAmmNel1 chromosome 8, bAmmNel1.pri, whole genome shotgun sequence DNA encodes the following proteins:
- the UBTD1 gene encoding ubiquitin domain-containing protein 1 isoform X1, whose translation MGGCVGRQRRERPAAGGNTRKRAGRNEPLKKECPKWKSDYPMTDGQLRSKRDEFWDTAPAFEGRKEIWDALKAAAYAVEANDHSLAQAILDGASITLPHGSLTECYDELGNRYQLPVYCLAPPVNLILERSEEEAVEPAEPPPHARREFTLKVRLSTGKDLRLSASMSDTIGQLKKQLQAQEGIDLAWQRWFFSGKLLTDRTRLQETKIQKDFVVQVIVNQPLAPRN comes from the exons ATGGGCGGCTGCGTGGggcggcagcgccgggagcgGCCCGCCGCCGGCGGCAACACCCGCAAGCGAGCAG GCCGCAATGAGCCCCTGAAGAAGGAGTGTCCCAAGTGGAAGAGTGACTACCCCATGACAGACGGGCAGCTGCGCAGCAAGCGGGACGAGTTTTGGGACACAGCACCAGCCTTTGAAGGCCGCAAGGAGATCTGGGATGCCCTGAAGGCAGCTGCCTATGCTGTAGAAGCCAATGaccacagcctggcccaggccATCCTCGATGGAGCCAGCATCACCCTGCCCCATG ggtcccTGACGGAGTGCTATGATGAGCTGGGCAACCGGTACCAGCTGCCCGTCTATTGCCTGGCACCCCCAGTCAACCTGATCCTGGAGCGGAGCGAGGAGGAGGCGGTGGAGCCGGCCGAGCCGCCGCCCCACGCCCGGCGGGAGTTCACACTCAAGGTGCGCCTCTCCACTGGCAAGGACCTGCGCCTCAGCGCCAGCATGAGCGACACCATCGGGCAGCTGAAGAAGCAGCTGCAGGCGCAGGAGGGCATTGACCtggcctggcagcgctggttCTTCTCAGGCAAGCTGCTCACCGACCGCACGCGACTGCAGGAGACCAAGATCCAGAAGGATTTTGTTGTGCAAGTGATTGTCAACCAGCCCCTTGCACCCAGGAACTGA
- the UBTD1 gene encoding ubiquitin domain-containing protein 1 isoform X2, with the protein MTDGQLRSKRDEFWDTAPAFEGRKEIWDALKAAAYAVEANDHSLAQAILDGASITLPHGSLTECYDELGNRYQLPVYCLAPPVNLILERSEEEAVEPAEPPPHARREFTLKVRLSTGKDLRLSASMSDTIGQLKKQLQAQEGIDLAWQRWFFSGKLLTDRTRLQETKIQKDFVVQVIVNQPLAPRN; encoded by the exons ATGACAGACGGGCAGCTGCGCAGCAAGCGGGACGAGTTTTGGGACACAGCACCAGCCTTTGAAGGCCGCAAGGAGATCTGGGATGCCCTGAAGGCAGCTGCCTATGCTGTAGAAGCCAATGaccacagcctggcccaggccATCCTCGATGGAGCCAGCATCACCCTGCCCCATG ggtcccTGACGGAGTGCTATGATGAGCTGGGCAACCGGTACCAGCTGCCCGTCTATTGCCTGGCACCCCCAGTCAACCTGATCCTGGAGCGGAGCGAGGAGGAGGCGGTGGAGCCGGCCGAGCCGCCGCCCCACGCCCGGCGGGAGTTCACACTCAAGGTGCGCCTCTCCACTGGCAAGGACCTGCGCCTCAGCGCCAGCATGAGCGACACCATCGGGCAGCTGAAGAAGCAGCTGCAGGCGCAGGAGGGCATTGACCtggcctggcagcgctggttCTTCTCAGGCAAGCTGCTCACCGACCGCACGCGACTGCAGGAGACCAAGATCCAGAAGGATTTTGTTGTGCAAGTGATTGTCAACCAGCCCCTTGCACCCAGGAACTGA